A window of Ruminococcus champanellensis 18P13 = JCM 17042 contains these coding sequences:
- the accC gene encoding acetyl-CoA carboxylase biotin carboxylase subunit: MLKKVLIANRGEIAVRIIRACRELGIRCVAVYSTADRHALHVQLADQAVCIGKPAARDSYLKADALLTAARITGCDAVHPGFGFLSEDADFARQCREAGLIFVGPSPEAITLLGDKARAKQTMQAAGVPVIPGSDGIVADLASAKEIAAKIGYPLLIKASAGGGGRGIRPVYREEELESQMRTASEEAASCFGCADVYMERLLLHPRHVEVQILADSQGNVVHLGERDCSMQRRKQKLMEESPCAILSPALRQQMGDAAVRAAKQCGFTNAGTVEFLTDGKEFFFMEMNTRIQVEHPVTEAVTGIDLVQAQLRIAAGEPLGFTQSDVQIRGHAIECRILAENPAENFRPCPGVIQGLYMPGGPGVRVDSAIYQGCQIPPFYDSMLAKLIVHAPTRAQAIAKMNWALAEFLVDGVDTNIDMQLELIRSDAFRSGTYDTGYLAELEKKGGAGNA; the protein is encoded by the coding sequence ATGCTGAAAAAGGTTTTGATCGCCAACCGGGGCGAGATCGCAGTGCGGATCATCCGTGCCTGCCGGGAGCTGGGGATCCGCTGCGTGGCGGTGTATTCCACCGCCGACCGGCATGCGCTGCATGTGCAGCTGGCAGACCAGGCGGTGTGCATCGGCAAGCCTGCTGCCCGGGACAGCTACCTGAAGGCGGACGCTTTGCTGACTGCCGCCAGGATCACCGGCTGTGATGCGGTGCATCCGGGCTTCGGCTTTTTGTCCGAGGATGCGGATTTTGCCCGGCAGTGCCGGGAGGCAGGGCTGATTTTCGTGGGGCCCTCCCCGGAAGCCATTACCCTGCTGGGGGATAAGGCACGGGCAAAGCAGACCATGCAGGCGGCAGGGGTGCCGGTGATCCCCGGCTCTGACGGGATCGTGGCTGACCTGGCATCCGCCAAGGAGATTGCCGCAAAGATCGGCTATCCCCTGCTCATCAAGGCGTCCGCCGGAGGTGGTGGGCGGGGCATCCGTCCCGTGTACCGGGAGGAGGAGCTGGAAAGCCAGATGCGCACCGCCTCCGAGGAGGCAGCCTCCTGCTTTGGCTGTGCGGATGTGTACATGGAACGGCTGCTGCTGCATCCCAGACATGTGGAGGTGCAGATTCTGGCGGATTCCCAGGGCAATGTGGTGCATCTGGGGGAGCGGGACTGCAGTATGCAGCGGCGCAAGCAGAAGCTGATGGAGGAAAGCCCCTGTGCCATTCTTTCTCCCGCCCTGCGTCAGCAGATGGGGGATGCGGCAGTCCGGGCGGCAAAGCAGTGCGGCTTTACCAATGCGGGTACGGTGGAATTTCTCACCGACGGGAAGGAATTTTTCTTCATGGAGATGAATACCCGGATCCAGGTGGAGCATCCTGTAACCGAGGCGGTCACCGGCATTGACCTGGTGCAGGCACAGTTGCGGATCGCCGCCGGGGAGCCGCTGGGTTTTACCCAGTCCGACGTACAGATCCGGGGGCATGCCATTGAGTGCCGGATCCTGGCGGAAAATCCGGCGGAGAACTTCCGCCCCTGTCCCGGTGTGATCCAGGGGCTGTACATGCCGGGAGGGCCCGGCGTGCGGGTGGATTCCGCCATCTATCAGGGCTGTCAGATTCCGCCCTTTTACGATTCCATGCTGGCGAAGCTCATCGTCCATGCACCCACCCGTGCCCAGGCCATTGCCAAGATGAACTGGGCGCTGGCGGAATTTCTGGTGGACGGGGTGGATACCAACATCGACATGCAGTTGGAGCTGATCCGCAGTGATGCCTTCCGCAGCG